A window of Auraticoccus monumenti contains these coding sequences:
- the smpB gene encoding SsrA-binding protein SmpB, whose product MVKEKGRVMVAQNKKARFDYHIGDTYEAGVVLAGTEVKSLRAGRANLGDAFVTIDDGEAWLRNAHVPEYSHGTWTNHTARRTRKLLLHRREIEKIERSLQRSGATVVPLALYFSDGYAKVEIAVATGKKEYDKRQTIAERDSRREAERALASRNKITARSKGVRV is encoded by the coding sequence ATGGTGAAGGAGAAGGGCCGAGTGATGGTGGCCCAGAACAAGAAGGCACGTTTCGACTACCACATCGGTGACACCTACGAGGCCGGTGTGGTGCTGGCCGGCACCGAGGTGAAGTCGCTGCGGGCCGGTCGGGCGAACCTGGGGGACGCCTTCGTCACCATCGACGACGGCGAGGCGTGGCTGCGCAACGCACACGTGCCGGAGTACAGCCACGGCACCTGGACCAACCACACCGCCCGGCGCACCCGCAAGCTGCTGCTGCACCGGCGCGAGATCGAGAAGATCGAGCGGTCCCTGCAGCGCTCCGGGGCCACGGTCGTCCCGCTGGCGCTCTACTTCTCCGACGGCTACGCCAAGGTCGAGATCGCCGTGGCGACCGGGAAGAAGGAGTACGACAAGCGCCAGACCATCGCGGAGCGGGACTCGCGGCGGGAGGCCGAGCGTGCGCTGGCCTCCCGCAACAAGATCACCGCCCGGAGCAAGGGCGTCAGGGTCTGA
- a CDS encoding M23 family metallopeptidase, with the protein MTRDFPPTRHGILRPRRLLGALTAGVLGLSLCLGTAYADDLTDRRDELQRQAEQTKRDLSESTAGLTSAVSALEAAESELESARATLAATQQALAEARAYDEKMQAKLAKAQKQLEKARIAVADNQLELDHQLAMVGEVARAEYQQRTNLMEVAVLLQTESQSDLQTKMQWSTTMFDTTEAGMDRLRELQAKLEAAEEERVRIEAQVAADRKAAAENVELKASLEAQAEAETAAVASLVEKSDSARQAAEQEVAADEARYEELTAERSAVEQRIADRIAEAERKRKAEEQAAARQAEEERAAAQRAEERAAAERSRENRSSGGSSKASEPRRQAQPKPAPEPAAQPADTSFAMPVNGPITSKYGMRLHPVTGIYKLHDGTDFGVGCGVPIRAPYSGTVSEKYFNSGYGNRLVIDHGRVKGSYVSTIMNHATHYSVGVGQRVSKGQVVGYVGSTGYSTGCHLHLMVTKGGSTVNPMSSGLF; encoded by the coding sequence GTGACTCGGGACTTCCCCCCCACCCGCCACGGCATCCTCCGCCCGCGCCGCCTCCTCGGGGCCCTCACCGCCGGTGTCCTCGGCCTCTCCCTGTGCCTCGGCACCGCCTACGCGGACGACCTGACCGACCGCCGCGACGAGCTCCAGCGGCAGGCGGAGCAGACCAAGCGTGACCTGAGCGAGTCCACCGCCGGCCTGACCAGCGCGGTCTCCGCGCTCGAGGCCGCCGAGTCCGAGCTGGAGTCGGCGCGGGCCACCCTGGCCGCCACCCAGCAGGCACTGGCCGAGGCCCGGGCCTACGACGAGAAGATGCAGGCCAAGCTGGCCAAGGCCCAGAAGCAGCTGGAGAAGGCCCGCATCGCGGTGGCCGACAACCAGCTGGAGCTGGACCACCAGCTGGCCATGGTCGGCGAGGTGGCCCGGGCGGAGTACCAGCAGCGCACGAACCTGATGGAGGTGGCGGTGCTGCTGCAGACCGAGAGCCAGTCCGACCTGCAGACCAAGATGCAGTGGTCGACCACCATGTTCGACACCACCGAGGCCGGCATGGACCGGCTGCGCGAGCTGCAGGCCAAGCTCGAGGCGGCGGAGGAGGAGCGCGTGCGGATCGAGGCCCAGGTGGCCGCGGACCGCAAGGCGGCAGCGGAGAACGTGGAGCTGAAGGCGTCGCTGGAGGCCCAGGCGGAGGCCGAGACGGCTGCTGTCGCCTCGCTGGTGGAGAAGTCCGACAGCGCCCGCCAGGCCGCCGAGCAGGAGGTGGCCGCCGACGAGGCGCGCTACGAGGAGCTGACCGCCGAGCGCAGCGCGGTGGAGCAGCGGATCGCCGACCGCATCGCCGAGGCCGAGCGCAAGCGCAAGGCCGAGGAGCAGGCGGCCGCTCGCCAGGCCGAGGAGGAGCGGGCCGCGGCCCAGCGCGCCGAGGAGCGGGCGGCGGCCGAGCGGTCCCGGGAGAACCGTTCCTCCGGGGGGTCGTCCAAGGCCTCGGAGCCGAGGCGCCAGGCGCAGCCGAAGCCGGCGCCCGAGCCCGCGGCGCAGCCGGCGGACACGTCCTTCGCGATGCCGGTGAACGGCCCCATCACCTCGAAGTACGGCATGCGGCTGCACCCGGTCACCGGGATCTACAAGCTGCACGACGGCACCGACTTCGGCGTCGGCTGCGGGGTGCCGATCCGGGCGCCCTACTCCGGCACCGTGTCGGAGAAGTACTTCAACTCCGGGTACGGCAACCGCCTGGTGATCGACCACGGCCGGGTGAAGGGGTCCTACGTCTCCACCATCATGAACCACGCGACGCACTACAGCGTGGGCGTGGGGCAGCGGGTCAGCAAGGGCCAGGTGGTGGGCTACGTCGGCAGCACCGGTTACTCCACCGGCTGCCACCTGCACCTGATGGTGACCAAGGGCGGCAGCACCGTGAACCCGATGTCCTCCGGGCTCTTCTGA
- the ftsX gene encoding permease-like cell division protein FtsX, translated as MRHIFSETWSGLRRHVSMVVAVVVTMFVSLTLFGAGLLIYQQADLLKDRWYDRVEISVFLCTPATAGDNCTPGAETTEAERQLVQQTLEENPEVAEVFFETKEEAFEEFQEAFEGSPIQESLTVDQMQESFRVKLVDPEKFEGVVSSVAGLPGVQAVQDMRQYLQPLIQVLQGLQIGAMATGGLLLLAAALQIGNTIRMAAVARRREIGIMRLVGASNSYIMAPFLLESLIAGVLGILLASAALATTVGVIRENSQVSLQTAAWIGWPQAGIAIAGVAVVGIVLSIVPTLVATRRYLRV; from the coding sequence GTCTCGCTCACGCTCTTCGGGGCCGGGCTGCTGATCTACCAGCAGGCCGACCTGCTGAAGGACCGCTGGTACGACCGGGTCGAGATCTCGGTGTTCCTGTGCACGCCGGCCACCGCGGGGGACAACTGCACCCCGGGTGCGGAGACCACCGAGGCCGAGCGCCAGCTGGTGCAGCAGACCCTGGAGGAGAACCCCGAGGTCGCCGAGGTCTTCTTCGAGACCAAGGAGGAGGCCTTCGAGGAGTTCCAGGAGGCCTTCGAGGGCAGCCCCATCCAGGAGTCCCTCACCGTGGACCAGATGCAGGAGTCCTTCCGGGTGAAGCTGGTCGACCCCGAGAAGTTCGAGGGCGTGGTCAGCTCCGTGGCCGGGCTCCCGGGCGTCCAGGCCGTCCAGGACATGCGCCAGTACCTGCAGCCGCTGATCCAGGTGCTGCAGGGACTGCAGATCGGGGCGATGGCCACCGGTGGGCTGCTGCTGCTGGCGGCGGCGCTGCAGATCGGGAACACGATCCGGATGGCGGCGGTCGCCCGGCGGCGCGAGATCGGCATCATGCGGCTGGTCGGGGCGAGCAACTCCTACATCATGGCGCCCTTCCTGCTGGAGTCCCTGATCGCCGGTGTGCTGGGCATCCTGCTGGCCTCCGCGGCCCTGGCCACCACCGTCGGGGTCATCCGCGAGAACTCTCAAGTCTCACTGCAGACTGCAGCCTGGATCGGCTGGCCACAGGCGGGAATAGCCATCGCGGGGGTTGCGGTCGTCGGAATCGTGCTGTCTATAGTGCCGACGCTCGTCGCCACGAGACGGTACCTGAGGGTGTGA